In Oryza glaberrima chromosome 8, OglaRS2, whole genome shotgun sequence, the following are encoded in one genomic region:
- the LOC127781644 gene encoding zinc finger protein WIP2-like gives MEDPYTSFFKNPYYYYCTSASSFPTAPAAAAAAAAAHLPPPLPPPYAALYPTAGGVGVGVGAHHHHHQYPPAAFFHPPPVHQQHQAPPSPPLREALPLLSLSPTPARRGGVVDAAADSDSDDDDDGDCCYHHLQDQEGAAAGSTATPAAAAARAPLFADLNCIPTCCGDDNDGGDPMDVEVAGTTADIDAAVALRIGLPAGGTEADLLSGLTGAGIEHEEEEEDCKVDGGGSGGDDEVVPLGFSSTPIGKLNKGQYWIPTPSQILIGPTQFSCPVCFKTFNRYNNMQMHMWGHGSQYRKGPESLRGVQPTAMLRLPCYCCAAGCRNNIDHPRARPLKDFRTLQTHYKRKHGLKPFLCRKCGKAFAVKGDWRTHEKNCGKLWYCLCGSEFKHKRSLKDHARAFGHAHTALDADDDDGAVSDADAVVRPSSSMAASSLQPPPR, from the exons ATGGAAGACCCCTACACTAGCTTCTTCAAGAACccttactactactactgcacCTCGGCTAGCTCCTTCCccaccgcgcccgccgccgccgccgccgccgccgccgctcacctccctccgccgctgccgccgccttaCGCTGCCCTGTATCCTACCGccggtggcgtcggcgtcggcgtcggcgcgcatcatcatcatcatcagtacCCGCCGGCCGCATTCTTCCACCCGCCGCCGGTGCACCAGCAGCAtcaggcgccgccgtcgccgccgctgcgggaAGCGCTGCCGCTGCTGTCCCTGTCGCCCacgccggcgcgccgcggcggcgtcgtcgacgCAGCGGCTGACTCggactccgacgacgacgacgacggcgactgcTGCTACCACCACCTGCAGGAtcaggagggggcggcggccgggtcgacggccacccccgccgccgccgccgcgcgcgcgccgctcttCGCCGACCTCAACTGCATTCCCACCTGCtgcggcgacgacaacgacggcggcgacccgaTGGACGTGGAGGTCGCCGGGACAACGGCGGACATCGACGCCGCGGTCGCCCTGCGCATCGGCCTGCCTGCCGGCGGCACGGAGGCCGATCTCCTCTCCGggctcaccggcgccggcatcgaacacgaggaggaggaggaggactgcaaggtggacggcggcggcagcggcggcgacgacgaggtggtGCCGCTAGGGTTCTCGTCGACGCCGATCGGGAAGCTGAACAAAGGGCAGTACTGGATTCCGACGCCATCGCAGATCCTCATCGGCCCAACCCAGTTCTCCTGCCCTGTCTGCTTCAAAACCTTCAACAGATACAACAACATGCAG ATGCATATGTGGGGGCATGGGTCGCAGTACAGGAAGGGGCCGGAGTCGCTGCGCGGGGTGCAGCCGACGGCGATGCTGCGGCTGCCGTGCTACTGCTGCGCGGCGGGGTGCCGGAACAACATCGACCACCCGCGGGCGCGGCCGCTCAAGGACTTCCGCACGCTGCAGACGCACTACAAGCGCAAGCACGGCCTCAAGCCCTTCCTCTGCCGCAAGTGCGGCAAGGCCTTCGCCGTCAAGGGCGACTGGCGCACCCACGAGAAGAACTGCGGCAAGCTCTGGTACTGCCTCTGCGGCTCCGAGTTCAAGCACAAGCGCTCCCTCAAGGACCACGCCCGCGCCTTCGGCCACGCCCACACCGccctcgacgccgacgacgacgacggcgccgtctccgacgccgacgccgtcgtcagACCTTCGTCCTCCATGGCTGCCTCCtccctgcagccgccgccgcgctag